In Oceanobacillus sp. FSL K6-2867, one DNA window encodes the following:
- a CDS encoding flavin reductase family protein encodes MDSREFRNAMGRFATGVTVITTNDGTSAHGMTANAFMSISLDPKLITISIDNNANMLKKIKASGQYAVNFLSDKQQDISMNFAGQKKKEDGVDFEDIQGVPAIKDSLASVVCDVDQEIVVGDHTLFIGRVKDVKVTDGNPLTFYCGKYGNYREKEYA; translated from the coding sequence ATGGATAGCAGAGAGTTTCGAAATGCAATGGGAAGGTTTGCAACAGGTGTAACGGTAATTACGACAAATGATGGTACTAGTGCTCATGGAATGACAGCGAATGCATTTATGTCTATTTCACTGGATCCGAAATTGATAACGATTTCAATCGATAACAATGCAAATATGCTGAAGAAAATTAAAGCATCCGGTCAATATGCGGTCAATTTCCTTTCGGATAAACAGCAGGACATTTCGATGAATTTTGCTGGACAAAAGAAAAAAGAAGATGGTGTTGACTTTGAGGATATTCAAGGTGTACCAGCAATTAAAGATTCTTTAGCATCAGTAGTTTGTGATGTTGATCAGGAAATTGTGGTTGGTGATCATACGCTGTTTATTGGCAGGGTAAAAGATGTAAAAGTAACGGATGGCAATCCATTAACCTTCTATTGTGGCAAATATGGAAATTACAGAGAGAAAGAATACGCTTGA
- the hpaB gene encoding 4-hydroxyphenylacetate 3-monooxygenase, oxygenase component yields the protein MPAKTGQQYIENLKKSNNNVYIHGERVEDVTTHPAFKGAVQSMAKLYDLQYEKPEKMLYTSPTTGDKVGKTFMAPETIEDLIERREAMMEWQGITKGLMGRSPDYLNSEVMTMEKAYDYYGKDNPQFAENARKYAEYARENDISLTHTLIHPQVNRAKIQAEQKDANVALHVVEKNDDGVIVDGIRLLATQAGITDEIFVFPSTVVRTGAKDDPYSLAFAIPNNTPGLKYLSRESFDYGKNGYDHPVASQFEEGDAIVSFDNVLVPWDRIFILEDSEICNGAFAETNAVVHMSHQVIAKDVAKVEFLLGVVLKLMDSIGIDGFQHVKDKGTEIMLTLENMKSHLYRAEHNAKIDKWGMMTPDFEALNAARNWFPRVYPRLAEILRILGASGLMGIPTYDDFASAELGPILNRAMQGKNVEGFERVQLFRLAWDMTMSSFGSRQTHYEYYFFGDPVKMGMAYFDNYNKEPYKAMVDEFLESQNIKKPSILTKSGTQTESVLK from the coding sequence ATGCCAGCTAAAACAGGACAGCAGTATATTGAAAATTTAAAGAAATCAAATAACAACGTATATATCCATGGGGAGCGAGTAGAAGATGTGACAACACATCCAGCGTTTAAGGGTGCCGTCCAATCCATGGCAAAATTGTATGATTTACAATATGAAAAACCAGAAAAAATGCTTTATACATCTCCAACAACCGGTGACAAAGTAGGGAAGACCTTTATGGCACCAGAAACAATCGAAGACTTAATCGAACGCCGAGAAGCGATGATGGAGTGGCAGGGCATCACAAAAGGTTTAATGGGACGTTCTCCAGACTATTTAAATTCAGAAGTTATGACAATGGAAAAAGCATATGACTATTACGGCAAAGACAATCCGCAATTTGCTGAGAACGCTAGAAAATATGCAGAATACGCTAGGGAAAATGACATCAGTCTTACACATACATTGATCCACCCGCAAGTAAACCGTGCAAAAATTCAAGCCGAACAAAAAGATGCTAATGTTGCTCTGCATGTAGTAGAGAAGAATGATGATGGAGTTATTGTTGACGGTATTCGCTTACTTGCAACACAAGCTGGTATCACAGATGAAATTTTTGTTTTCCCATCCACGGTAGTAAGAACAGGGGCAAAAGATGATCCTTATTCACTTGCTTTTGCAATACCAAATAATACACCAGGATTAAAATACCTGAGTCGAGAATCATTTGATTATGGCAAAAATGGTTATGATCATCCAGTAGCCTCCCAGTTTGAAGAAGGAGATGCAATTGTTTCCTTTGATAATGTACTTGTTCCTTGGGATCGTATCTTCATTCTGGAAGATTCCGAGATTTGTAATGGTGCTTTTGCTGAAACAAATGCTGTTGTGCACATGTCCCATCAGGTTATCGCAAAGGATGTTGCAAAAGTGGAATTTTTGCTCGGTGTCGTGCTTAAGCTGATGGATTCAATCGGTATTGACGGATTCCAGCATGTGAAAGACAAGGGTACAGAAATCATGCTCACTTTAGAAAATATGAAGTCTCATCTGTACAGGGCTGAACACAATGCAAAAATTGACAAATGGGGCATGATGACTCCAGATTTTGAAGCATTGAATGCAGCAAGAAACTGGTTCCCGCGTGTATATCCACGTTTAGCAGAAATCTTAAGAATTCTAGGTGCATCCGGATTAATGGGGATTCCGACGTATGATGATTTTGCTAGCGCAGAACTTGGACCAATCTTAAACAGAGCAATGCAAGGTAAAAACGTGGAAGGTTTCGAACGTGTTCAATTATTCCGTCTTGCATGGGACATGACGATGAGTTCATTTGGAAGCCGCCAGACACATTATGAGTACTACTTCTTTGGAGACCCAGTAAAAATGGGTATGGCTTACTTTGACAATTATAATAAAGAACCATACAAAGCAATGGTAGATGAGTTTTTAGAAAGCCAAAACATTAAGAAACCATCCATATTAACAAAATCAGGAACACAAACAGAAAGTGTTTTAAAATAA
- a CDS encoding FAD synthetase family protein has protein sequence MEVINLTHLDEQISRKPHIMAIGFFDGVHLGHQELLNQAKELARKQNVLFSVMTFSPHPNEVLKGDKNHKYLMTLPEKIKKMEAMGVDKLFVMKFDRTFASLLPADFIQKYIVNSKTKHVFVGFDFTFGFKARGNTQLLQKESRKIGFGLTVIPKKTYLQEKISSTLIRSLVQEGNVDLVPYYLGANYEAAAQIIEYKINGHLAVRPSEKSIFPKPGTYLVKVKQGTKILHGKFHQYSNSRTDNVLKLNESVHEFDDACSIEFLSRIQVSESLSV, from the coding sequence ATGGAAGTAATAAACCTGACTCATTTGGATGAACAAATATCTCGGAAACCTCACATTATGGCAATCGGATTTTTCGACGGGGTCCATTTAGGGCACCAGGAATTATTAAATCAAGCTAAGGAACTTGCAAGAAAACAAAATGTCTTATTCAGTGTTATGACATTCAGTCCACACCCTAATGAAGTGTTAAAAGGAGATAAGAATCATAAGTACTTGATGACATTGCCTGAAAAGATTAAAAAGATGGAAGCCATGGGAGTTGATAAGTTATTTGTCATGAAGTTTGATCGCACCTTTGCTTCCCTCCTTCCTGCTGATTTCATCCAGAAATATATCGTGAATTCAAAGACGAAACATGTCTTTGTCGGTTTTGACTTCACGTTTGGATTTAAAGCACGGGGGAACACCCAGCTTCTTCAGAAGGAATCACGTAAAATTGGGTTTGGTTTAACCGTTATCCCTAAAAAAACCTACTTGCAGGAAAAAATAAGCTCTACTCTTATAAGAAGTTTGGTCCAGGAAGGAAATGTGGATTTGGTGCCTTATTATTTAGGTGCAAACTATGAGGCAGCTGCACAGATTATCGAATATAAAATAAATGGTCATTTAGCAGTGCGGCCGAGCGAGAAGTCAATTTTTCCAAAACCAGGAACTTATTTAGTGAAAGTGAAACAAGGAACAAAAATCTTACACGGAAAGTTCCACCAGTATTCTAATTCGAGGACGGACAATGTGCTGAAATTAAATGAATCCGTGCACGAGTTTGATGATGCCTGTTCAATTGAATTTCTAAGCAGGATTCAAGTATCAGAAAGTCTTTCGGTATAA